A portion of the Thalassotalea sp. LPB0316 genome contains these proteins:
- the secD gene encoding protein translocase subunit SecD, with the protein MLNKYPLWKTLMVLFIVAISALYAAPNLYGEDPAVQISGLRGYEANEATLATVESALKESQIKYMNAEFEKDQVLVRFTNTEDQLKARDLLDEKIGEQYSVALNLTPATPEWLAAIGGQPMKLGLDLSGGVSFLMEVNMNEAILKAENGMVGDFRTDLRGEKIRYRGVKRTDNGIEIKLRNAEDLAAAESFLSRRYRDFIFVENDDELTLMANMTEQKLKETREYALQQNITIIRNRVNELGVAEPLVQRQGQKHIVIELPGIQDTAKAKKILNATATIEFRMVDTDGDLNAALNGRVPASSQLLNQRDTNRPILLKKRVMLTGDHIVDAKSGFDEYSRPQVNITLDSPGGSKFSNATKNNIGKPMAVVFIEYKPTGRVDKDGNTIFEKVEEVISAPTIQARLGKSFRITGAGSQQEAHDLALLLRAGALIAPIQIVEERTVGPSLGAENVELGLQAIVIGFIAVCIFMIIYYRAFGVVADIALTVNLIMIIGIMSMIPGATLTLPGMAGIVLTVGMAVDANVLIFERIREELRAGKSVQQAIHQGYDAAYSTILDANITTLIAAFVLFAVGTGPIKGFAVTLSIGIITSMFTAILLTRTIVNGIWGGKRLDKLPI; encoded by the coding sequence GTGTTAAACAAGTATCCATTGTGGAAAACCTTAATGGTGCTGTTCATCGTAGCCATCAGTGCTTTGTATGCAGCGCCTAACCTTTATGGTGAAGATCCAGCGGTACAAATTTCTGGCTTGCGCGGGTATGAAGCTAATGAAGCGACATTAGCAACCGTAGAAAGCGCGTTAAAAGAAAGCCAAATTAAGTACATGAACGCGGAGTTTGAAAAAGACCAAGTATTGGTTCGCTTCACCAACACTGAAGATCAGCTTAAGGCTCGTGATTTACTCGATGAAAAAATCGGCGAGCAATACTCAGTTGCATTGAACCTGACACCGGCAACACCAGAGTGGTTAGCCGCAATTGGCGGGCAGCCGATGAAGTTAGGTTTAGACTTAAGTGGTGGTGTTAGCTTCTTGATGGAAGTCAACATGAATGAAGCCATCTTGAAAGCTGAAAACGGTATGGTTGGCGACTTTCGCACCGATTTACGCGGTGAAAAAATTCGTTACCGCGGTGTTAAGCGCACCGATAACGGTATTGAAATTAAACTGCGCAACGCTGAAGATTTAGCTGCGGCTGAAAGCTTTTTATCACGCCGTTACCGCGATTTCATCTTTGTTGAAAACGACGATGAATTAACCCTAATGGCGAATATGACCGAGCAAAAGCTAAAAGAGACTCGTGAATATGCGCTACAGCAAAACATCACGATTATTCGCAACCGTGTTAACGAACTAGGCGTTGCTGAGCCATTGGTTCAGCGCCAAGGTCAAAAGCACATTGTGATCGAACTACCGGGTATTCAAGATACGGCTAAAGCCAAGAAAATCTTAAACGCAACGGCAACCATTGAATTTAGAATGGTTGACACTGATGGTGATTTAAACGCTGCGTTAAATGGTCGTGTACCGGCAAGCTCTCAGTTGTTAAACCAACGTGATACTAACCGTCCTATCTTATTGAAAAAGCGCGTTATGCTAACCGGTGATCACATTGTTGATGCAAAATCGGGTTTTGATGAATACTCTCGTCCACAAGTAAATATTACGCTTGATTCTCCGGGCGGTAGCAAGTTTTCTAACGCAACCAAAAACAACATTGGTAAACCAATGGCGGTTGTTTTTATTGAATACAAGCCAACCGGTCGAGTTGATAAAGACGGCAACACTATTTTTGAAAAAGTCGAAGAAGTTATCTCAGCGCCAACGATTCAAGCGCGTTTAGGTAAGAGTTTCCGTATTACCGGTGCGGGCTCTCAACAAGAAGCGCATGACTTAGCGTTACTACTTCGCGCCGGTGCGTTAATTGCGCCAATTCAAATTGTTGAAGAGCGCACAGTTGGCCCATCGTTAGGTGCTGAAAACGTTGAGCTTGGTCTGCAAGCTATCGTGATTGGTTTTATCGCTGTATGTATTTTCATGATTATTTACTACCGCGCTTTCGGTGTTGTTGCTGATATCGCACTAACGGTTAACCTGATCATGATTATCGGCATTATGTCGATGATCCCTGGCGCAACATTAACTTTACCGGGTATGGCGGGTATTGTGCTTACCGTTGGTATGGCGGTTGACGCCAATGTACTTATTTTCGAGCGTATTCGAGAAGAGTTGCGTGCTGGTAAGTCGGTGCAACAAGCGATCCACCAAGGTTACGATGCGGCATACTCAACCATTTTAGATGCCAACATTACAACCTTAATCGCAGCATTTGTCTTATTTGCTGTCGGTACTGGCCCAATCAAAGGTTTCGCGGTGACGTTATCAATCGGTATTATCACGTCGATGTTCACAGCAATTTTATTAACACGTACCATTGTTAATGGTATATGGGGTGGTAAACGCCTCGACAAGTTACCGATTTAA
- the yajC gene encoding preprotein translocase subunit YajC, protein MDLFISKAHAAAAPAQGAGIDMLIMLLVFGLVFYFMIYRPQAKRVKEHKSLMSALGKGDEVLTQGGLVGKIAKVSDEKDFIVIAIAEGTEVTVQKAAVSAVLPKGTMKNL, encoded by the coding sequence ATGGACTTATTTATCAGTAAAGCACATGCCGCGGCTGCTCCAGCACAAGGCGCAGGTATCGACATGCTTATTATGTTGCTTGTATTTGGTTTAGTGTTTTATTTCATGATTTACCGCCCACAAGCTAAGCGTGTAAAAGAGCACAAAAGCTTGATGTCAGCGCTAGGTAAAGGCGATGAAGTACTTACTCAAGGCGGTTTAGTCGGTAAAATTGCCAAAGTATCTGACGAAAAAGACTTTATCGTGATAGCGATTGCCGAAGGTACAGAAGTGACAGTACAAAAAGCAGCGGTATCTGCTGTTTTACCAAAAGGTACAATGAAAAACTTATAA